In Chryseobacterium gleum, a single genomic region encodes these proteins:
- a CDS encoding Sec-independent protein translocase subunit TatA/TatB, with protein sequence MNTLTILALSWQHILIVAIILVLLFGGKKIPELMRGVGSGIKEFKDAVKEEDKPGSENKSASNNNNSSSN encoded by the coding sequence ATGAATACATTAACAATACTTGCCTTATCTTGGCAGCATATCCTTATCGTTGCAATCATTTTGGTATTGCTTTTCGGAGGAAAGAAAATTCCGGAATTAATGAGAGGAGTAGGTTCAGGAATCAAGGAATTTAAAGATGCAGTAAAAGAAGAAGACAAACCAGGTTCTGAGAATAAATCGGCTTCCAACAATAACAATTCTTCAAGCAACTAA
- a CDS encoding peptidoglycan DD-metalloendopeptidase family protein, which translates to MIKKFSFLIGVLMFGLHHGQQNKEQLQKQNAELKKQIAQINNDLAKTRSESKLSIAYLSSVNQKLVLREKVYNNTQKEKRFIEDDIYLRQLEINRQNKELAVLRKNYAEVLVNAYKNKGVQNKVTFILSAKNLGEAIRRVQYLKQYSDYQDKKAAEITNAANLIKKTIAQKQNSIKAKETLLINQQKELATINAERAQKEQLVAEFKKNESKLTAELKQKQVQSKALEGQIRAIIAEEIRIAKAEEEARKKAEAEKIRLAKLAAEREKARIEAEAKARAEALERERRLAEAEAKRAADLAAKRAEEERKRNEEAAKAEANARDEARRVAAKKASDEANAKAKEAADKLAAARAAEAALTKRKEDEKKAAETKAMTSYGVSTATGSSFADNRGRLGYPADRAGQITHRFGRQPHPVFKNITEENNGIKISVPSGTRAKSVFPGSVSSVLANNDGTKTVIIKHGSYFTIYSNLGNVSVSKGQQVSSGTPVGTIAQDFDGAYTLDFQVWNGSTPVDPLGWISY; encoded by the coding sequence ATGATTAAAAAATTTAGCTTTTTAATAGGTGTTTTGATGTTTGGACTTCACCATGGACAGCAGAACAAAGAACAACTGCAGAAGCAGAATGCCGAACTTAAAAAACAAATTGCCCAGATAAATAACGATTTAGCCAAAACCAGAAGTGAATCTAAACTTTCTATCGCCTATCTTTCCAGTGTTAATCAAAAACTGGTTTTAAGAGAAAAGGTTTATAATAATACCCAGAAAGAAAAAAGATTCATTGAGGACGACATTTATTTACGTCAGCTGGAAATCAACCGTCAGAATAAAGAGCTGGCTGTTTTAAGAAAAAACTATGCTGAGGTTTTAGTGAATGCTTACAAAAACAAAGGAGTACAGAATAAAGTAACGTTTATCCTTTCTGCTAAAAATCTTGGAGAAGCTATACGAAGAGTACAGTATCTGAAACAGTATTCAGATTATCAGGATAAAAAAGCTGCTGAAATCACCAACGCAGCTAATCTCATCAAAAAAACCATCGCACAAAAACAAAATTCTATAAAAGCAAAAGAGACCCTTTTGATCAACCAGCAGAAAGAGCTGGCAACCATTAATGCTGAAAGAGCTCAAAAAGAACAGTTAGTCGCAGAATTCAAGAAAAATGAATCCAAACTGACTGCAGAACTTAAGCAAAAACAGGTTCAGTCTAAAGCATTAGAAGGACAGATCAGGGCTATTATTGCTGAAGAGATCAGAATCGCAAAGGCTGAAGAAGAAGCCAGAAAGAAAGCAGAAGCCGAAAAAATACGTTTGGCAAAATTAGCTGCTGAAAGAGAGAAAGCAAGAATTGAAGCAGAGGCTAAAGCAAGAGCAGAAGCCCTGGAAAGAGAAAGAAGACTTGCAGAAGCAGAAGCCAAAAGAGCTGCAGATCTTGCCGCAAAAAGAGCAGAAGAAGAAAGAAAACGTAATGAAGAGGCCGCGAAAGCAGAAGCTAATGCAAGAGATGAAGCAAGAAGAGTAGCTGCTAAAAAAGCTTCGGATGAAGCTAATGCAAAAGCCAAAGAAGCTGCAGATAAACTGGCAGCAGCAAGAGCAGCAGAAGCAGCACTTACCAAGAGAAAAGAAGACGAGAAAAAGGCAGCTGAAACAAAAGCGATGACAAGCTACGGAGTTTCTACTGCAACGGGAAGCAGTTTTGCAGACAACAGAGGGAGACTTGGTTATCCTGCAGACAGAGCCGGACAAATCACCCACCGTTTCGGAAGACAGCCGCACCCGGTTTTCAAAAATATTACTGAAGAAAATAACGGGATTAAAATTTCCGTCCCATCAGGTACACGTGCAAAATCAGTGTTCCCGGGATCAGTATCTTCGGTACTGGCAAACAATGACGGAACAAAGACTGTCATTATCAAACACGGAAGCTATTTTACCATTTATTCCAACTTAGGAAATGTAAGTGTTTCCAAAGGACAGCAGGTTTCCTCAGGAACTCCTGTAGGAACAATAGCTCAGGATTTTGATGGCGCCTATACCCTTGATTTCCAAGTATGGAACGGAAGTACACCAGTTGATCCGTTAGGTTGGATTTCATATTAA
- a CDS encoding DUF4292 domain-containing protein, translated as MKNWIPLLLLLLALSSCKTRNAAQNDTNHTQDSINATKDKDYGNPKDANEPVRDKLTFYEHVLIPPKFEQIKIDSKVRVETGSYVPTLDATIYIENDKKVWMNLRALFINAARGIATPEGIKGQDKINKTYIDSDFDYLNNLLNVNFIDYKSLEKILLGRTFVKINDRQFDLTQNAQGFKMVSNTNQKIVTDEKNREYKVALQYDTNYDLLNVNLKDILSSDELDVSYSDWNEYAGIRLPKNVKIIIKGSKSSQILLENTKFDFSRMETPYSVPSSYKKIEIK; from the coding sequence ATGAAAAACTGGATCCCTTTACTTTTGTTACTTCTAGCCTTATCATCCTGTAAGACCCGTAATGCTGCTCAAAATGATACAAATCATACACAGGACAGTATTAACGCTACAAAAGATAAAGATTATGGAAATCCAAAGGATGCCAATGAACCAGTGAGAGACAAGCTCACTTTTTATGAACATGTACTGATCCCGCCAAAATTTGAACAAATTAAAATAGACAGTAAAGTAAGAGTAGAAACAGGAAGCTATGTTCCTACGCTGGATGCAACTATCTATATTGAAAATGATAAAAAGGTGTGGATGAATCTCAGAGCTTTGTTCATCAATGCTGCAAGAGGTATTGCAACTCCAGAGGGAATAAAAGGACAGGATAAAATCAATAAAACCTATATAGATTCGGATTTTGATTATCTTAATAATTTACTGAATGTTAACTTCATTGATTACAAATCACTGGAAAAAATTTTACTGGGAAGAACTTTTGTAAAAATCAATGACAGACAGTTTGACCTTACCCAAAATGCACAGGGTTTTAAAATGGTTTCCAATACCAATCAGAAAATTGTAACGGATGAAAAAAACAGAGAGTATAAAGTAGCTCTCCAATATGATACCAACTATGATTTGCTGAATGTCAACTTAAAAGATATTCTCTCTTCAGATGAGCTGGATGTTTCTTACAGTGACTGGAATGAATACGCAGGAATCCGCCTTCCGAAAAATGTTAAAATAATTATAAAAGGCTCAAAATCTAGTCAGATTTTACTGGAAAATACGAAATTTGACTTTTCGAGGATGGAAACACCTTATTCTGTACCATCCAGTTATAAGAAAATTGAGATTAAATGA
- a CDS encoding sugar phosphate nucleotidyltransferase yields MKIIVPMAGRGSRLRPHTLTVPKPLIPIAGKPIVQRLVEDIAKVAGENIEEVAFIIGDFGPEIERSLIQIAEKLGAKGSIYYQNDPLGTAHAIKCAEQSMQGDVVIAFADTLFRADFQLDKNSDGVIWVKSVEDPSAFGVVKLDNYGFITDFVEKPQTFVSDLAIIGIYYFNSAEKLMDEINYIMDNDIKNGGEYQLTTALENLRSKGAKFTLGKVNDWMDCGNKNATVETNSKILEYEREAMTHYPASAVIENSLIIQPCFIGENVKISNSKVGPGVSLGNNTTVVNSNIENSLIQENTRINHGNLSNSMIGNSAQYFGVAREISLGDYSVLDFLSK; encoded by the coding sequence ATGAAAATTATTGTCCCTATGGCTGGACGTGGTTCCAGATTACGTCCACATACACTGACAGTTCCAAAACCCCTTATTCCTATTGCAGGAAAACCCATCGTACAGAGATTGGTGGAAGATATTGCTAAAGTTGCAGGAGAAAATATTGAAGAGGTAGCTTTTATCATCGGAGATTTTGGTCCTGAGATCGAAAGATCCCTTATTCAGATTGCTGAAAAGCTGGGAGCAAAGGGGAGTATTTATTATCAGAACGATCCTCTGGGAACCGCTCACGCTATTAAATGTGCTGAGCAGTCTATGCAGGGAGATGTCGTTATTGCTTTTGCAGATACTCTTTTCCGTGCAGATTTCCAGCTGGACAAAAATTCTGACGGTGTAATCTGGGTGAAAAGTGTTGAAGATCCATCTGCTTTCGGAGTAGTAAAACTGGATAATTACGGTTTCATTACCGACTTTGTTGAAAAGCCTCAGACTTTTGTTTCAGATCTTGCCATCATCGGTATCTATTATTTCAACAGTGCAGAAAAACTGATGGATGAGATCAATTATATCATGGATAATGATATTAAAAACGGTGGTGAATATCAATTGACTACAGCACTTGAGAACCTTAGATCCAAAGGCGCTAAGTTTACTCTAGGAAAAGTAAACGACTGGATGGATTGCGGTAACAAAAATGCTACGGTAGAGACCAACAGCAAAATCCTTGAATATGAAAGAGAAGCAATGACTCATTATCCTGCTTCTGCTGTGATTGAAAATTCTTTGATCATTCAGCCTTGCTTTATTGGAGAAAATGTAAAAATTTCCAATTCAAAAGTGGGACCTGGCGTTTCTTTAGGAAACAATACTACTGTTGTCAATTCCAATATTGAAAACTCGCTGATTCAGGAAAATACAAGAATCAATCATGGAAACCTGTCCAACTCTATGATCGGTAATTCTGCACAGTATTTCGGAGTTGCCAGAGAAATTTCATTAGGTGATTATTCCGTTTTAGATTTTTTATCTAAATAG
- a CDS encoding oligosaccharide flippase family protein, producing MYKKLLGQTIIYGVGAIAPRIILFILNPLLIYKIPNEGFAIFTQLYAWISFVNIILSFGFETAYFRFSAEEDNEKKTFNTSFWFLFSTSTIFLALCYLFNQPIADYAGYHDNPEYIRWFALIAFFDNLLVIPFAWLRFHNKPIKYSAVRIVQSTFQAVFTAALFFWIPENISKSIGLDQNVDYPFFSNLAGSALGFLLLFPIILKVRFQFVTSLFGRMIKYSFPLMLAGLAFMVNENFDKSIQRNHISDEEAGAYGGCYKLAVLMTLFVTAYRMGIEPFFFKQMDKGDAKKTYANVAEYFAFFACAVALGIIANISWLKAVFIPNKSYWIAIDIIPIIVIANLCFGIYYNFSTWYKVTDRTSMGTVISWLGAGINIVLNLVALNYYHSMIGSAWATFGAYVIMMIVSYLLGQKYYPIPYRMKKMSFFLILLGVFSFIIVKYLNYNLLTSNLLFLIFTGILIYSEKNLILSRIRKN from the coding sequence TTGTATAAGAAACTATTAGGACAGACAATCATCTACGGAGTGGGAGCAATAGCGCCAAGGATTATCCTGTTCATCCTTAATCCGCTTTTGATCTATAAGATTCCCAATGAAGGTTTTGCGATTTTTACGCAGCTGTATGCATGGATCTCATTTGTTAACATTATCCTTTCTTTTGGTTTTGAAACAGCGTATTTCAGGTTTTCAGCGGAAGAGGATAACGAAAAAAAGACTTTCAATACCTCGTTCTGGTTTTTATTTTCAACTTCCACTATTTTTCTGGCATTGTGTTATTTATTCAACCAGCCCATTGCAGATTATGCAGGATACCATGACAATCCTGAATACATCAGATGGTTTGCGCTGATTGCCTTTTTTGACAATTTACTGGTCATCCCTTTTGCGTGGCTGCGTTTTCATAATAAACCTATCAAATACTCTGCAGTAAGAATTGTTCAGTCTACATTTCAGGCCGTTTTTACCGCCGCATTATTTTTCTGGATCCCGGAAAATATATCAAAAAGTATAGGACTGGATCAAAATGTAGATTATCCTTTCTTCAGTAATCTCGCAGGAAGTGCACTTGGTTTTTTATTATTGTTCCCTATTATATTAAAGGTAAGGTTCCAGTTTGTGACTTCTCTATTCGGGCGCATGATCAAATACTCCTTCCCTCTTATGCTGGCAGGTCTTGCCTTCATGGTAAATGAAAACTTTGACAAGTCTATCCAGAGGAATCATATTTCAGATGAAGAAGCCGGCGCTTACGGAGGCTGCTATAAACTGGCCGTACTGATGACATTATTTGTTACCGCTTACCGAATGGGTATTGAACCTTTCTTTTTTAAGCAAATGGATAAAGGTGATGCTAAAAAGACTTATGCCAACGTAGCTGAATACTTTGCCTTTTTTGCATGTGCTGTTGCTTTAGGGATTATTGCCAATATATCCTGGCTGAAAGCCGTTTTTATTCCTAATAAATCCTATTGGATTGCTATAGACATCATCCCGATTATCGTTATTGCCAACCTTTGCTTCGGAATATACTATAACTTTTCAACCTGGTATAAAGTAACGGACAGAACCAGTATGGGAACGGTTATTTCATGGCTTGGAGCAGGAATTAATATCGTTCTCAATCTGGTAGCGCTGAATTACTATCACAGTATGATTGGCTCTGCATGGGCAACATTTGGAGCGTATGTGATTATGATGATTGTTTCTTATCTGCTGGGACAGAAGTACTATCCTATTCCTTACAGAATGAAGAAAATGTCTTTCTTTCTGATACTGCTCGGAGTTTTTAGCTTTATCATTGTAAAGTATCTCAACTATAATCTTCTGACAAGTAATCTGCTGTTTCTGATCTTCACCGGAATTTTGATTTATTCTGAGAAAAACCTGATTTTATCAAGAATCAGAAAGAATTAA
- a CDS encoding dihydroorotase, which produces MKVLIKNVNIVNEGKIFESDILIENDLISKIGVGISEEADQIIDGSGKYLIPGVIDDQVHFREPGLTHKGDIESESRAAIAGGVTSFIDQPNTVPNAVTQELLADKYEIASQKAYANYGFMMGGTNDNLEEVLKTNPRNVPGIKLFLGSSTGNMLVDNPETLENIFSNTKMLIAVHCEDEATIRANTQKYMDEYGDDIPVKFHHLIRSEEACYKSSSKAIELAKKTGARLHVFHLSTAKEMELFRNDIPLKDKKITAEVCVHHLTFTNEDYEKKGGLIKWNPAVKTQKDKDALWEALLDDRIDVIATDHAPHTAEEKNNVYTKCPSGAPLVQHSLVVMLENYKNGKISLEKIVEKMAHNPAILFKIEKRGFVREGYKADLVLVDLNQDWTVSKDNLLYKCGWSPLEGTNFHSKVTHTFVNGHLVYDNGKIAEDKFGERLLFEARD; this is translated from the coding sequence ATGAAAGTTCTTATAAAAAACGTAAATATCGTTAACGAGGGAAAAATTTTTGAAAGTGATATCTTAATAGAAAATGATTTAATCTCTAAAATAGGAGTTGGTATTTCTGAAGAAGCAGATCAGATCATTGACGGTTCAGGTAAATATCTTATTCCCGGAGTTATTGATGATCAGGTACATTTCCGTGAACCCGGACTTACTCATAAAGGAGATATTGAAAGTGAATCACGCGCTGCCATCGCGGGTGGGGTAACGAGTTTTATCGATCAGCCGAATACAGTTCCCAATGCTGTTACTCAGGAGTTATTAGCAGACAAATATGAGATTGCTTCTCAAAAAGCGTATGCCAACTATGGTTTTATGATGGGAGGAACAAATGATAATCTGGAGGAAGTTTTGAAGACAAACCCTAGAAATGTTCCGGGAATCAAATTATTTTTAGGTTCATCTACAGGAAATATGCTCGTTGATAATCCGGAAACGCTGGAAAATATTTTTAGTAATACCAAAATGCTGATTGCTGTTCACTGTGAAGATGAAGCTACCATCAGAGCCAATACCCAAAAATATATGGATGAATATGGGGATGATATTCCTGTAAAATTCCATCACCTGATCAGAAGCGAGGAAGCATGCTATAAATCTTCATCCAAAGCTATTGAACTTGCGAAAAAAACAGGGGCGAGACTTCACGTTTTTCATCTTTCGACAGCAAAAGAAATGGAACTTTTCCGAAATGATATTCCTTTGAAAGATAAAAAGATCACTGCTGAGGTATGTGTGCACCACCTGACTTTTACCAACGAGGATTACGAAAAAAAAGGAGGACTTATCAAATGGAATCCGGCTGTAAAAACTCAAAAAGATAAAGATGCACTTTGGGAAGCATTACTGGATGACAGAATTGATGTTATCGCTACGGACCACGCTCCGCATACGGCAGAGGAAAAAAATAATGTGTATACTAAATGTCCATCAGGGGCACCTTTGGTACAGCATTCATTGGTGGTGATGCTTGAAAACTATAAGAACGGTAAAATATCCCTTGAGAAAATTGTTGAAAAGATGGCTCATAATCCTGCGATTCTTTTTAAAATTGAAAAAAGAGGTTTTGTAAGGGAAGGTTATAAAGCAGATCTTGTTTTGGTAGATTTAAATCAGGACTGGACGGTTTCAAAAGACAATTTACTGTACAAATGCGGCTGGAGTCCATTAGAAGGAACAAATTTTCATTCGAAAGTTACCCATACTTTTGTCAATGGACATCTGGTGTATGATAATGGTAAAATTGCAGAAGATAAATTCGGAGAGAGGTTGCTTTTTGAAGCGAGGGATTAA